One Piliocolobus tephrosceles isolate RC106 unplaced genomic scaffold, ASM277652v3 unscaffolded_29649, whole genome shotgun sequence genomic window, tatatatatatattattgtgtGTATGGGTATGCACATGTTCTTATTAGTGAAtggacatatgcaaatcaacatataaataaaaatgtaagtatatatatatatatatatatatatatataatactattaCGCGGTTGTCAGagtatttatatttgaaattgtACAGACGaatgattatttatatatttcccaAAATACATAGGGAATGACGAATACACACATATGgttttttttcacatatatatatatatatatatataataaaaataattacaataataattgtaataaatgtaatatgtaagtacataattaaaaattgttttaattaaatacgttggcaatactttttaaaaataataatggaaacgCCTCAattccatatatgtatatataaatatatatatgtatatatatgtatatataaatatatatatgtatatataaatatatatatgtatatatatgtatatatgtactagTTGCATAAATATATGTAGACACAAATGTCTGTACAAACGTATATgatgcaaaatattatttatttcatttatttgtttgttcgttCAATTGTTTGCCCATTTGttctattgttctttttttttttggttcactTTTTTTTCGTTCACTTTTTTTTCGTTCATTTTttttggctcatttttttttcatttatttttttttcgtTCATTTTTTTTTCGTTCGTTTTTTTTTCGTtcgtttgttcatttgttcatttgttcatttgttcatttgtttgcttggttGTTTATTCGTctgcttattttattatattttatttttattattatgtctTATTCCacaaaaacctttattttatgATTGTTAAATGTACCACCATCATATcgatctgataaaaaaaaaaaaaaaaaattaacacgaGTGAATATTTAgttgtaaatataattaatttttatgtaactcTATTATGTTAAGTTATTTACGTTATAaatgtcataattttttattactaGCTGCGATAGAGGCTGATTCAAAATCGGGGAAGGTCACATAAGCACAACCGGAATGTTCACCCTATACAAGTACAAATTTACAAAtgtgcataaaaaaaaaaaaaaaaaatagctagtcagtttgaaaaaaaaaaatagctagccatattgaaaaaaaaaaaatagctagccatattgaaaaaaaaaaaaatagttagccatattgaaaaaaaaaaaaatagttagccatattgaaaaaaatatgagacacacacacacacacacacatatatatatatatatatatatatatatagctaaaaGGTATGAATACGTAAAATACCTTGCTTGTCAGCATAATATCCGCTCGCAACACATTTCCCATACACCTAAATGTTTCCATAATTTCTCTAGAAGATAAATTCTTAGGTATCTATAAATTGATCAAACATGAAACGtgtgtttatttaaatgtatatacatatataatacccattttatttttataaatacgtATAATTTTTCTTATGAGTAATAACATAAGTTGTTCAAAAAGATAAAtggatatggaaaaaaaaaaaaaaaaaaaaaaaacctacattgGTCACAATTATATTATGTTGTTTTTTATCAACTGGTGGATTGTTCATTATCATTGTTTTATCTTTATACTTCATTTTATCCATGTATTgatcatctaaaaaaaaaaaaaaagaagtatataaaataaaaataaatatatacttataacatttatatgtataaaattaaataccaaatttttctttatttaaaaactgaacataacgaaatgaaaaggcaaaaaaaaaaaaaaaaaaaaaaaaaaaaaaaaaattNNNNNNNNNNNNNNNNNNNNNNNNNNNNNNNNNNNNNNNNNNNNNNNNNNNNNNNNNNNNNNNNNNNNNNNNNNNNNNNNNNNNNNNNNNNNNNNNNNNNaaaaaaaaaaaaaaaaaaaaaaaaaaaaaaaaaaaaaaaaaaaagttcttacaGATCATAGGATACGTTGTATTAGCAGGATTGTTATCATACATGCTGTTTGGCATGGGTACATTAGTGTTTTTATTCCACATATTCAtatctgttagaaaaaaaaaataaaaaataaaatattttgaacagtgtaaaaagaataaaaaaaatatttaatcgAACAAATTAACCAAACATATTTACATAAACGTATATAAACGtttaagtatatacatatacatatctatgtatatatgtttgtgtatatgtttgtatatatgtttgtatatatgtttgtatatatgtttgtNNNNNNNNNNtttgtatatatgtttgtatatatgtttgtatatatgtttgtatatatttttgtatatatgtttgtattaCTAGGCTCGTTAACAAAATTTCTTGGTGGAAACTGTCTATACATTCCATTATCCTCCATACTATTTTtataagtttggaaaatgtgtttGTCATCATTGAATTCGTTAGGTTGTAGATGGTTGTGCGATGGTTTAGTtgaaactgtgaaaaaaaaataaaataaaataaacaagtaaaacatAAACAAGTAAACGGGAGTAAAAACGAGCGAACAAACGAATGAACAAACGAATGAACAAACAATATAACTAATCGGGATATATGCATAATCTTATAATacgttaataaaaaaaaaaaaaaaaaaaatgaataagttaagatatttttccatataaatatatacatacaaacatataggtatacacacacacatatacatacacataattattagtaaaaaaaaaaaaatacctgaatcAAGCAATGGATTAATGAAATATTGATTTGAATATGGTGTAGGTCCTATTGTACTTACATAATTATGTTGTATGTTTGGAgagaatgttaattttttattattaaggtCTTGATGAAGTGGCATATCCGTGTACATATAATTAATGTTAGGATTGTTGTTAAGATTATTGTTAGGATTGTTGTTAAGATTATTGTTAGGATTGTTGTTATGTTGAGGTTGTGATAATAATTCGTTATgtgataaaaaaatatatttttttttaagattaatattAATTGGTGTTTGAGTACTTTGATGTTGTTGATGATGTTGTGGGGCTGGTCTTAGTGTTGGGGGCATGGTTGGATAATTACCATATTCatatgaattaattaaattataatttttttttgaattattgttGTAATATATGTTTGGTTGAAAATTcgtatttatatttgtattaaaattagACATACAACTTAAATTAATGTTCGAATTATTGTTTATATTAGGACTATAACTAAAAGGGGTATTATGATTAATTTTATTCGAAATAGTAGTAGTTGTGGttgtattattagtagtagtagtgggTGTGGGAGTAGAAGGTCTAAGATAATTAGGTTTACCACTCataggaggaggaagagctggTTGTATAGgggttgttttaaaaatataattttgttgtttatgtatatgtttattaaaatggCTATGTATTTGGTTGTGgttgtggttgttgttgctgttgtcatTGTCGTTGATTTCTATGTGTTTGTtgtcgtttttatttttttcatttttatttttttcatttttatttttttcatttttatttttttcgtttttatgtttttcgtttttatttttttcatttttttcatttttttcattttcaatttgattattttcatttaggttgtgtttataatatttattatgacgTTTAGTAATATAATTACCTGTTGTATGTATATTATCGCTTGTATTCGTAGGcgtatttttttttatgttattatttatattaggGACAGAGGTGGGGActgaatgaatattaaaattattaacagCTATTGGATTATGTTTACTACTACTATTCGAGTcatgtttaatattaaatttttttctgaaattccattcttctgaattatttatattttttggtggAAATAAAccaagaggagggggaggaggaggagggggaggcggGAACATACttacagtgtttatttttttttttaatttatttacaggtatttttatattattattattatttttaggtgaaattaatactttttctttcgttttttttaaaatagcctttttctgagttttttttacatttgtttttttttcatttgtttttttttcatttgtttttttttcatttgttttattttcatgtggcATTATTTTACTACtactgttattgttgttgttattactgtcgctgttgttgtcgttgttttcaTTGTCATTATCATCGTTGTCATTATCATCGTTGTCGTTGTTTTCGTTGTCGTTGTTTTCGTTGTCGTTGTTTTCGTTGTCGTTGTTTTCATTGTCGTTGTTTTCATTGTCGTTGTTTTCGTTGTCGctgttgttattactattattaccacTGTTATAATTACTTTCTTGTTCTTTATTAGATACTTTCTTATTGGTTTTTTCTGAGtcagtttttagtttttccattttttcttaagGGTGTGATATGATTAACAAAAGGTAGTTGAAAATGCATAGTTTTTTTTGTAcgtttttttatacttttttttatacGTGTTTTTTTTATACGTGTTTTTTTTATACGTGTTTTTTTATACGTGTTTTTTTTGATATGATCATAAATTTATAAGCtcgcttttatttttattttttttaaatcatgaaaaaaatagtaaaaaact contains:
- the LOC113222150 gene encoding GATA zinc finger domain-containing protein 14-like; this encodes MFPPPPPPPPPPLGLFPPKNINNSEEWNFRKKFNIKHDSNSSSKHNPIAVNNFNIHSVPTSVPNINNNIKKNTPTNTSDNIHTTGNYITKRHNKYYKHNLNENNQIENEKNEKNEKNKNEKHKNEKNKNEKNKNEKNKNEKNKNDNKHIEINDNDNSNNNHNHNQIHSHFNKHIHKQQNYIFKTTPIQPALPPPMSGKPNYLRPSTPTPTTTTNNTTTTTTISNKINHNTPFSYSPNINNNSNINLSCMSNFNTNINTNFQPNIYYNNNSKKNYNLINSYEYGNYPTMPPTLRPAPQHHQQHQSTQTPININLKKKYIFLSHNELLSQPQHNNNPNNNLNNNPNNNLNNNPNINYMYTDMPLHQDLNNKKLTFSPNIQHNYVSTIGPTPYSNQYFINPLLDSVSTKPSHNHLQPNEFNDDKHIFQTYKNSMEDNGMYRQFPPRNFVNEPNMNMWNKNTNVPMPNSMYDNNPANTTYPMIYDQYMDKMKYKDKTMIMNNPPVDKKQHNIIVTNIPKNLSSREIMETFRCMGNVLRADIMLTSKGEHSGCAYVTFPDFESASIAANRYDGGTFNNHKIKVFVE